The nucleotide window ggaaccgggttcgcgccccgggaatgggaggatcccgcatgccgcggagcggctgggcccgtgagccatggccgctgagcctgcgcgtccggagcctgtgctccgcaacgggagaggccacagcagaggaaggcccgcataccacaaaaaaaaaaaaaaaaaaaaaaaagaatccgcctgccaatgcaggggacctgggttcgagtcctggtccaggaagatcccacatgctgcgtagcaaccaagcccgtgcgccacaactactgagcctgcgctctagagcccgcgaaccacaactactgagcccgcgtgccgcaactactgaagcccacgcgcctagagcccgtgctccgcaagaagagaagccaccgcaatgagaagcccgcgcacagcaatgaagagcagaccctgctcgccgcaactagagaaagctgcgcgcagcaacgaagacccgacgcagccaaaaataaataaataaaagaaaaaggggggaaaaaaaggagaggtcTCTGCAGAAGTGCAAAAGCTAAAagtaaagtttaaagaaaaaaaaatagtgataaagGAACTGAATCGgcaacacagaaaggaaaaaacgCCCAAGGGTATTCGTCAGGtccaaatgaagaaaaatccAAAGCTCATAAAAAATCAGACGcatatgtagggacttccctggtagtccagtggtcaaggctccgtgctcccaatgcagggggtccaggttctatcccagggaactagatcccctatgccaaaactaagacctggcatagccaaaataaaagtaataataataaagaaagctCCTCTGTGTTTGTTTTACATTACTTAATGCTAAAATTTTAGACTTATTCTTAAtgtattttatgtgaatttaaaataactgttttttCATGTGAAATTGATTTTTGTTCCCAAAATGGAAGCCTACCACATTGCATTGTAATGCAGTGTATTATGTTCAGTGTCTAAAAATTGCTAATTACATCATAATATAAGATGCTATGTATCTGTTATTTAAAACATGGAAAAGTAAGGCCTTTATTCAATTCTTTCTCGTATGAATATACTTGTACTGCACTGAAAatgcattactttaaaaaaatatatttatttatttggtctcaCCAGGTCtgagttgcggcaggcaggctccttagttgtggcatgcgagctcttagttgcagcatgcatgtgggatctagttccctgaccaaggatcgaacgcaggccccctgcattgggaacatggagtcttatccactgcaccaccagggaagtcccgaaaatgCATTACTTTTGCACACTGATATTATTCAAGAAATAAGAATTAGACCGCGTAAGAGAAGATTCACAACCTGTGATAATTCAGTTCTGAGGATCCTGTCAGAAGGCTGATGTAGAAAGTGTATGCATATTGGCTTACCTTACTCAATTTAAGGTCAAAGGCCAAGAACCGGGACTGCAGCTCAGGTCATGCTTAATATGGAATGAAAACTGGACCAAAGATGTATCTGCCTGGTTCAATGTAAAGCGACAACCATTGCTTAAGCATTTTCACCTTGAGCCAGGCACTATGGTAGGAACTGGAGATGTAAAGGTGAACAAGACATATCTCTGTTCTTCATGCCTTCTCATTCTGACGGAGTCCTTTTTTCCCTAGTCGTGCGCTCTGTGTAGAGGCCTTACAtatactggaaaatattttttagggTTTATTTAAAACTATGTAGATGAAGTCTTGAACAAAAATAGTAAGTTCTCTGACTTCAGTAAAATGTTTTGGTGTTCCTTTAGAGAAATTGGAAAGTTCCTATTTCCTggttaaatttcttaaaaagtggaattttcttatttaatccttctgAAGTAGGTACCTTCCCTTTATTATtccaaattcttaaaattatatttttttgtaaattgtaCAGTAGTTAACATTTGGtagtaaatatttgtctttttaaagttaCTAGTGTACATGTAAGaaaattataggttattaaacactttatgaaagaagaaaaaaaaagaaaggaaagaaagagaccgAAAGTAGACGGCAGGAAAGACAGGAGAGAGAAATTAATAGGCGAGAAGTCCGGCCTTGGGCAGAGGCGGCCTTGGGCGCCCCCGCCTGGACTCTGTGCTCGGCGGCCTCGTCGCCGAACTACGTTTCCCGGTAGGCCCTGGGCGACTGGACGCAGCACCTAGCGCGCCGTCGGGGGCGGGGCCCACGCTGCCTCCTCCAATCCCGGCCGTCGCCCGGCAACCTCCGCCTCCGCCGACAAGATGGAGGCTGGTCTCTGCCGCCGCCGGGAAGCGCCACCTGAAGCCGGAGATGGGGAGGGGCCGCAGCTCAGTCGGCCCACTTGAGGAAGCCGGCCCACGTCGCGGTCCGGAGGTGAGAGCGGTCGGGCGCGCGGGAGCCCGGGCTCCGGGGGGAGGGGGCCGAGGCGCCTATACCCTTCGTTCCCGTGGGGGGAAGGGAACGGACGCGCGCGAGGGCGCCAATCGGGGCCTCCGGCGGCCCCGCGGccttctgggaaatgtagtctcgaGCCTTGCCCGTCGGCGGGCTTGGGGACTTTCTAGAGCGGgagggagagaatgaatgaatttaatttaaaattgtgcgtgagggacttacctggtggtgcagtgtttaggAATCGAGGCctagtcggggaagatcccacatgccgcggagcagctaagcccgtgcgccacaactactgagcccgcgtgccacaactactgaagcccgcacgcctagagcccatgctcgacaaagagaagctaccgcagtgagaagcccgcgcacctcaacgaagagtagcccccactcgctgcaactagagaaagcccgtgcacagttacgaagacccaacgctgccaaaaataaataactaaatatatattttttaaaaattgtgggtGAACAGGCGAAGTCAGGGATGTGGAGACGGAGGGATGGGTGCGTGAGTGGTTCGGAATTTGGGGCCTCCTTCCAGGCAGGAAGGCTTCCCCATGACCACCTCCCCTTTAAGCCAGGAGTAGCCCATGGGTCCCCGAAGGTACTCTTCCTCGGTGCCATAGACACTCTCCAAACACAAAGACCTGTCAGGTACTGTCCTTGTTTTTCACACGCATTCCTTCAAAAAAAACTTTTACTGTTTTGATCAGGTGCTACTCTCACATGGTTTGAAATGCAAACGGGACAAAGCGAGAAGCCTGCCTCCATCACTATACTTCATTAAATAATTCAGTCAGCAAGTGACTGTTGGATGCCTCCAAAGTGCCAGGCTCTCTTCTTGGGCCTGGAGACCCAACAGAGTGCTCAGTAGGTACAGCTCCTGCCCTCAGGCAACGTGTGATGGAAGCATAATAAAATATAGGTGGGGAGGGCCTCTCTGATTAGGttacatttgagcagagacccgCAGAAGAGGGAATAAGCCATGCAGATTACAGGGAAGGGCCCCCACTGTGGGCCAAAGAGCCACAGTGGCAAAGGCCCCTGGGTCGGGAGGGCCCTTAGTCTGCCCTGAGCATGTGGTCAGGAGTACGCAAAGGACAAAGGAGGCCCTTGACGAAGCTGGTGATGATTGTGGCTTGGACTCAGAGAGGTGGGAGGCCTGGGAGGGCTCTGAGCAGAGGAGccactgttttgtttgtttgcttttttttttttttttttgccacaccgtgcGGCTtgctgggatcttagttccctgaccagggattgaacctgtgccccctgcagtggaagcgcggggtcctaaccgctggaccgccagggaattcccccccgACTTGCTCTTACTGAATCATTCCGACTGCTGTGTGGAGAATCACCTTCCTCCTCGATCCCCAGGTACTCCACGGTGATGGCAAGAATTAAGGAGGTTCCcttctgtgttagtttcctgtggtTGCTTTACCgtattactacaaacttagtggtttatttatttttaaattaattaattagtttatttttggctgcgttgggtcttcgttgctgcgtgcgggctttctcttgttggggcgagcgggggctacccttcgtttcggtgcgcggacttctcattgcggtggcttctcttgttgcgtagcacgggctctaggcgcgtgggcttagtagttgcggcgcatgggcttagttgctctgcgacatgtgggatcttcccggaccagggctcgaacccgtgtcccctgcattggcaggcggattcttaaccactgcaccaccagggaagtcccgacttagtggtttaaaacaacacaaatttattatcttagagtCTTGGAGGTCCGAAATCTGAAATGGGGCGCccgggctaaaatcaaggtattggcagggctgtttccttctggaagctttaGGCTTCAGTGGTCACATTGCCTTCTGACTGAGTGAAATCTGTGTCCTCTTACAAGGATCCCTCTGATTACGTTTAGGGCCCTCTGGGatcatccaggataatctccgCCTCTCAAGATtattaacttaatcacacctgtgGTGTCCCTTTTGCCCTGAAAGGTAAACTTACTCATAGGTTCCTGGGATCGGGATGTGGAAGTGGATGTGGTTAGGAGCCATTATTCAGTCTTCCGCACTGACGTTTCATGTCTGTGAATGGCACGGAGCCGCTTCTGCTCGTCAGTGTCTGAGAGACGGGTCAGGATTTCTAAAGTCTCTTTGCATCTCCTTGTGGTTGCAAGAGGTTTTCTGGGGGAAGAACAAAGTCTCCCCGCAGAACTTTTTTTTGGTCTCATAAGCTGAAACTAAATGAAATGCTCCTCTACATGCAAAGTATGCCCGGAGGTGCGTATGCAGTGTCTTTAGCGTCAGGGAGAGAAGGGACTGGGCCTGCCTCTGAGGCAGTggtcagcagggctgggggcctTAGGTCAGAGCATGGGAAGGCCAGGCGGTGGTCCAGACTCTCATGTACTCGCACATTAATGCCCACGTGTTCTCCTCTTCAGGCAGAGGCGGGCGTGGCAGGAGAGGCCCAGAGGCCATTGTGGGCACGGCAGTAGCTACCGTGGACGGGCAGTGGGGAGAGAGCCTGTTGAGGTGCATGGCTCGGGGAAGCGGCATGAAGACAACCCCCCACCCGCAGGTGCTGGGGAAGGCGCCCCTCGGGATTGGCCTCCGCCACAGTGCCAAGCGGGACCGGAAGTCCATCACCCTGCATGTGAAGCTGGAGGTGCTTCGGAGGTTCGAGGAGGGCGAGAAGCTGGCGCAGATCGCCCGGGCCCTGGGGCTGGCCACCTCCACTGTTGCCTCGATCCGCGTGAACAAGGACAAGATCCGGGCCAGTTCTCAGGCAGCCACGCCCGCCAGCACCACCCAGCTGACCCGCTGCCGGGGCGCGCTAATGGGCCACATGGAGCGCCTCCTGAGCCTGTGGATCCAGGAGCAGAGGCGGCAGAAGCTGCCTGTCAGCACACTGCTGATCCAGGACAAGGCGCGCCGGCTCTTTGCCCAGCTGCAGCACGAGCAGGGCAGCGGCTCCCAGGCTGAGACGTTCGGGGCCAGCCGTGGCTGGTTTGCCCGCTTCAAGGTGCGCCACGACGTGCTGCTGACCGATGAGCCGGCTGTGGCCGGCGCCCAGGCTGCCGCGCGCTTCCCGCTGGTGCTGCGCGCCGTGCTGGAGGAGGGCTGCTACTCCCCGCGGCAGGTCTTCAACGTGGACGAGACGGGCCTGTTCTGGAAGCGGCTGCCTGAGCGCCTGCTTCTGGCGCTGGAGGGCACAGCCGGGCCTGGGCCCGAGGCCTCTAAGGACCACCTGACCCTGCTGCTTGGTGGCAGTGCGGCTGGTGGCTTCAAGCTGAAGCCCCTGCTCGTGTACCCCTCAGAGAACCCGCGTGCCCTCAGGGGCTGCTCCAAGGCCAGCCTGCCTGTGGTCTGGCGCTCCAACCGCAGTGATTGGTTGACACCTAGCATCTTCCAGGAGTGGTTCACCGGCTGCTTCTGCCCGGCTGTGGAAAGCTACCGTGCCAGCCACGGCCTCCCACACCGCGCCCTGCTGCTGCTGGACAGCGCACCCTGCCACCCTGTTCACTTGGGTGGCCTCTCGGCCCATGTGCGTGTTGAGTTCCTGCCCAAGAACACGTCGGCCCTGATCCAGCCCATGAACCAGGGTGTCATTGCGGCCTTCAAGGCCCGTTATCTGCGCCGCACGCTCAGCCAGCTGGTCCAGGAGACGGCGGGTACAGACCGGCCCTCCGTGCGGGAGTTCTGGCGCAGCCATACTGTCATGACTGCTGTAGACAACATCGCTAAGGCCTGGGCAGAGCTGCAGCCTGCCACCATGAACAGTGCCTGGAGGAAGCTGTGGCCCGAGTGCGTGCCCGCTGGTGCCCCCGAGCCCAGTGCCGTCCCCCAGCTCCGTCACAGCGTTGTGACGCTAGCCAGCCACGCAGGCCTCGGGGATGTGGCTGAGGCCGATGTTGCCCACCTGCTGCAGGCCCATGGGGAGCCCTCGCCCCGCAGCATCCCCCAGGAGGTGGAGGTCGGGGGTGTCAGTGGCTCTGGGCTGCCCCGTGAGGCGGGGAAAGGCCTGGCCTCCGGAAGACCAGAGTCAGATCTCATGGAGGCCATGGTGGGTGTGGAGACGGAGGAAGCAAGTGTGGGTGCACTGCGCCCTGAGCACCTGGCCCAGGCGCTGTCCCACTTTGCTGCTGGCCTGCGAGTCCTCATAGAGAATGATCCCAACCGGGAACGCAGCCTGCGGGTGTCCCGGGCTGTCCACTGTGCCCTCACCCACCTCCGAGAGCTGCAGCGGGAAAGGAGGCGACAGGCTCGGACAGTTGCGGGGCCTCAAGGGGCCCCGTGATGGTGGCAACGAAGGAGTTGGCAGAAAGCCTGCACTCACCCCAGGAGGGGCCCACGGAGGGTGGGCAAGAGGCCAAGGGCACAAACCCTGAAGGACAGACCTCTTTGGCTGTCCTGTGTGATTTAGGGCTCGGGCCTGACCTCAGACGAGCTTTGTCTGATGATGTTTTTGTTTCTGGAGGGGAGACACTGCCACTTCTCACCCATGGTTCTCATACCTCATGCACTGCCATCTTTGTACAGTGGCACACAGAGCGTCAGGCTTGGGGAACAAGAGGCTGGTGTTCTCTGATTGGCAGATGAGCCGTGGGACCCAGGAGTGCCCATC belongs to Physeter macrocephalus isolate SW-GA unplaced genomic scaffold, ASM283717v5 random_544, whole genome shotgun sequence and includes:
- the LOC102976282 gene encoding tigger transposable element-derived protein 1-like isoform X2, producing MARGSGMKTTPHPQVLGKAPLGIGLRHSAKRDRKSITLHVKLEVLRRFEEGEKLAQIARALGLATSTVASIRVNKDKIRASSQAATPASTTQLTRCRGALMGHMERLLSLWIQEQRRQKLPVSTLLIQDKARRLFAQLQHEQGSGSQAETFGASRGWFARFKVRHDVLLTDEPAVAGAQAAARFPLVLRAVLEEGCYSPRQVFNVDETGLFWKRLPERLLLALEGTAGPGPEASKDHLTLLLGGSAAGGFKLKPLLVYPSENPRALRGCSKASLPVVWRSNRSDWLTPSIFQEWFTGCFCPAVESYRASHGLPHRALLLLDSAPCHPVHLGGLSAHVRVEFLPKNTSALIQPMNQGVIAAFKARYLRRTLSQLVQETAGTDRPSVREFWRSHTVMTAVDNIAKAWAELQPATMNSAWRKLWPECVPAGAPEPSAVPQLRHSVVTLASHAGLGDVAEADVAHLLQAHGEPSPRSIPQEVEVGGVSGSGLPREAGKGLASGRPESDLMEAMVGVETEEASVGALRPEHLAQALSHFAAGLRVLIENDPNRERSLRVSRAVHCALTHLRELQRERRRQARTVAGPQGAP
- the LOC102976282 gene encoding tigger transposable element-derived protein 1-like isoform X1; translation: MYSHINAHVFSSSGRGGRGRRGPEAIVGTAVATVDGQWGESLLRCMARGSGMKTTPHPQVLGKAPLGIGLRHSAKRDRKSITLHVKLEVLRRFEEGEKLAQIARALGLATSTVASIRVNKDKIRASSQAATPASTTQLTRCRGALMGHMERLLSLWIQEQRRQKLPVSTLLIQDKARRLFAQLQHEQGSGSQAETFGASRGWFARFKVRHDVLLTDEPAVAGAQAAARFPLVLRAVLEEGCYSPRQVFNVDETGLFWKRLPERLLLALEGTAGPGPEASKDHLTLLLGGSAAGGFKLKPLLVYPSENPRALRGCSKASLPVVWRSNRSDWLTPSIFQEWFTGCFCPAVESYRASHGLPHRALLLLDSAPCHPVHLGGLSAHVRVEFLPKNTSALIQPMNQGVIAAFKARYLRRTLSQLVQETAGTDRPSVREFWRSHTVMTAVDNIAKAWAELQPATMNSAWRKLWPECVPAGAPEPSAVPQLRHSVVTLASHAGLGDVAEADVAHLLQAHGEPSPRSIPQEVEVGGVSGSGLPREAGKGLASGRPESDLMEAMVGVETEEASVGALRPEHLAQALSHFAAGLRVLIENDPNRERSLRVSRAVHCALTHLRELQRERRRQARTVAGPQGAP